One Halovivax ruber XH-70 genomic region harbors:
- a CDS encoding GNAT family N-acetyltransferase translates to MPQYPEPVVEFASGTDVDQVLECWLRLADEQRAHGSAVHVDDNREPMRQILSAQQVANGLLVARVGDEIVGFVTFTVETETVAVDPTRGLLTNIWVDPAHRNEGIGTALLDAAETELADRGADVCRLEVLEDNESARRFYRDHDYESRRRIMERSLRAREKNDTHSKGDG, encoded by the coding sequence ATGCCCCAGTATCCTGAGCCAGTCGTCGAATTTGCGTCTGGAACTGACGTCGATCAGGTCCTCGAGTGCTGGCTCCGACTGGCCGACGAACAACGCGCACACGGCTCTGCGGTCCACGTCGACGACAACCGAGAACCGATGCGACAGATTCTGTCGGCACAACAGGTCGCGAACGGCCTCCTCGTCGCGAGGGTGGGCGACGAGATCGTTGGCTTCGTGACCTTCACCGTCGAGACCGAGACGGTCGCCGTCGACCCAACGCGTGGCCTCCTCACGAATATCTGGGTCGACCCGGCCCACCGCAACGAAGGGATCGGCACAGCGTTACTCGATGCAGCCGAAACGGAACTCGCCGACCGGGGGGCCGACGTCTGCCGACTCGAAGTACTGGAGGACAACGAATCAGCTCGCCGATTCTATCGCGACCACGACTACGAATCGCGCCGCCGGATCATGGAACGGTCACTTCGAGCGCGAGAGAAAAACGATACACACTCAAAGGGTGACGGCTAA
- a CDS encoding HalOD1 output domain-containing protein has protein sequence MLVSADRSAGVEESLSVSIVSAIANAEGVDPTAIRPPEYEALYHVCNPDALESLFSYDDDATPGSVQFEFCGYDVTVTSDGSVSVSDPGSE, from the coding sequence ATGCTGGTTTCAGCGGATCGATCAGCGGGGGTGGAGGAGTCACTGAGCGTCTCGATCGTCAGTGCGATTGCGAACGCGGAAGGCGTGGACCCGACGGCCATCCGTCCGCCGGAGTACGAAGCGCTCTATCACGTGTGTAATCCCGATGCACTGGAGTCACTGTTCTCGTACGACGACGATGCAACGCCAGGATCGGTTCAATTCGAGTTCTGTGGGTACGACGTCACCGTCACCAGTGATGGATCGGTGTCCGTCTCTGACCCGGGGTCAGAGTAA